From Salmo salar chromosome ssa04, Ssal_v3.1, whole genome shotgun sequence, one genomic window encodes:
- the LOC106602394 gene encoding dCTP pyrophosphatase 1, giving the protein MAMNGDGVHGLDRETVARSEAKHTNGTPSKSKIACENGEADIHAAKQNGTKRRTPTDTFSFTAEPTIEDIRRMQAEFTDERDWNQFHQPRNLLLAMVGEVGEVSELFQWRGEVTEGLPGWTDSEREHLAHELSDVLIYLVELAEKCHIDLPQAVLCKMALNRLKYPASKVHGSSKKYTEYKD; this is encoded by the coding sequence ATGGCAATGAACGGCGATGGAGTGCATGGACTGGACAGGGAGACGGTGGCCCGATCTGAAGCTAAACACACCAATGGCACTCCTAGCAAGTCAAAAATAGCTTGTGAAAACGGCGAGGCAGACATCCACGCTGCCAAGCAAAATGGAACCAAGAGAAGAACCCCAACTGATACGTTCTCTTTCACTGCCGAACCTACCATCGAAGACATACGACGGATGCAAGCGGAATTTACTGACGAGCGAGACTGGAACCAGTTCCACCAACCCCGCAACCTCCTGCTAGCTATGGTCGGAGAAGTTGGCGAGGTATCGGAGCTGTTCCAGTGGCGTGGCGAGGTGACCGAAGGACTTCCCGGCTGGACCGACTCCGAGCGCGAGCACCTGGCACATGAACTCAGCGACGTCCTCATCTACCTAGTTGAGCTGGCAGAGAAATGTCATATCGATTTACCCCAAGCAGTGCTGTGCAAAATGGCCCTAAATAGGCTGAAGTACCCTGCCAGCAAGGTGCATGGCTCGTCTAAGAAGTACACTGAATACAAGGACTGA